TTTATTTTGAGAATAATAAACCATTTGAAATTTCTGCATTTTCTTTAAATCATTTAGCTGAAAAATTTAGAAAATTTTCAAAACCTGACGAAGCAATTAATTTGTTTTTTAGTTGGAATGAAAAAAAGAGCTTAATATATGAAAAGAAAAAGGCTTTGGAAGATGTATTGGTAAAATATATAAGCAAGTTGGAAAATACATTAGATAAGATTAATATTGAAATTGAAAAAAACAAAAATTACGATTTGTATAAAAAATATGGAGAACTTTTAAAGGCTTATTTTTATCAAATTGATGAAAAGATGAACAAAATAGTTTTATATGATTGGGAAAATGATGAAAATATCGAGGTTCCTCTAGATTCTAATAAAGGACCACTTGAAAATGCAAATTATTACTTTAAAAAATACAATAAAATGAAAAATAAGTTGAAAGGTCTTCTGGAAAGAAAGAAAGTATTAGAAGACGAACTAGACTACCTATATCAAATTTGGTACACAATTGAAGATGCTGAAAGTGAGGAAGAAATAGAAGAGATAAAGTTTGAAATGCAAAATATGGGGTTAATAAAAGATAAGAAAGGTAGAAGTAAAAAAGTTATCAAATCAGAACCAAGAAAGGTAGAGCATAGTGGGTTTGTAATATATATTGGGAAAAATAACAAACAAAATGATGAACTTGTTCGTAAGGCAAATGATGAAGATTTATGGTTTCATGTTCACGAAATGCCTGGATCACATGTTGTGTTGAAGAACAATGGAAAGGATATAGACGAAGAAGTTATAAAATTTGCTGCAGAGCTTGCAGCTGGGTATAGCAAAGGTAAAAATTCAGGAAAGGTTCCAGTTGACTATACAAAAGTAAAATATGTTAGAAAAACTAAAGGATTAAAACCTGGTCTTGTATTGTACAGTAATTATAAAACAATTTATGTAAGACCGAGGAGGATTGATAATGTTTAAGGTCTATTCGGATTTTTTACCGTCAGGAGATCAACCTGAGGCAATTAAAAAATTAGTTGAAGGTTTACAAAAAGGATATAGAATACAAACTTTATTAGGTGTCACAGGAAGTGGAAAGACATTTACAATGGCCAAAGTTATTGAGAAAGTTGGCAAGCCAACTCTTATAATTTCGCCTAATAAAACTTTAGCTGCTCAATTATATTCTGAGTTTAAATCTTTTTTTCCAGAGAATAAAGTTGAATTTTTTGTAAGTTACTATGATTATTATCAACCAGAGGCATATATTCCAACAAGAGATTTGTATATTGAAAAAAATGCAGACATTAATGAGGTAATTGAAAAAATGAGAATTAGTGCAATAAAGTCAATAATGACTAGGAAAGATGTTATTGTTGTGGCAAGTGTTTCAGCAATATACAATTGTGGAGATCCTAAAGATTTTAGTGATTTAAATTTTGTTTTATCTGTAGGACAAGAGATTGATTTAGAAGGATTTTTAACACATTTAGCTAGAATTGGTTATGAAAGGAAAGAAGAAGTTGCATTTGGAGGGACTTTTAGAGTTAAAGGCGATGTTATAGAAATATATCCTAGATATCAAGATGAAGGAATAAGAATTGAACTTTTTGGTGATGAAATAGACTCGATCTATACTTTTGATCCATTGAACAGGAAAATTTTAGAAAAGCTTGACAGGGTAGTTATCTATCCTACAAAAGAATTTATTACGACAGAAGAAAAAATAAAAAGAGCAGTCAAGTCAATTTTAAAAGAATTAGAAGAACAGTTAGAATATTTTAAAAAGCAAGGAAAGCACCTAGAGGCTGAAAGATTGAAACAAAGAACAATGAATGATATTGAACTTCTTACAGCACTTGGATATTGTTCAGGTATAGAAAACTATTCAAGACATTTTGATGGTAGAAATCCTGGAGATCCACCATACAGTCTTTTAGATTATTTTGGAGATGATTATCTAGTATTTATAGATGAGTCACATATAACTATTCCCCAGCTTAGAGCAATGTATAGAGGAGATTTTTCAAGAAAGAAAAACTTGGTAGATTATGGTTTTAGACTTCCATGCGCTTATGATAATAGGCCACTGAAATTTGAGGAATTTTGGAATAAGGTAAAAAATGTTATTTTTGTTTCAGCAACACCAGGCGATTTTGAAATTAATAATTCTCAGCAAGTTGTAGAGCAAATAATAAGGCCGACAGGACTTGTTGATCCTGAGGTTGAAGTAAGACCTACTCAAAATCAAATAGATGATCTTGTTAATGAAATTGCCAAAATAAGAAAACGAAACGAACGTGCATTAGTTACAGTTCTTACTAAAAAAACTGCTGAAAAATTAGCAGAATATTTAATAGAGATGGGTATTAAGGCTTTGTACATTCATTCTGAACTTGATACGATAGAACGTGTTGAAGTATTAAAAAAACTTAGAAGAGGAGATGTAGAAGTAGTTGTTGGTGTAAATTTGTTAAGAGAAGGATTGGATTTACCAGAAGTTTCATTAGTAGCAATATTAGATAGTGATACTGAGGGATTTTTGAGAAGCGAAACTACATTAATACAGATTATTGGCAGGGTTGCCAGAAATATAAATGGTAAAGTAATTATGTATGCTGATAAAATAACACCGGCTATGAAAAAAGCAATTGATGAAACAAATAGAAGAAGGAAAATTCAGATTGAGTATAACAAGAAGCATGGTATTACTCCAAAAACTATAATTAAACCACTTGATGAAGAGATATTTAAGCAGTTTATGACAGATGAAGATGAGGAAAAAGAAGAAATTAAAACAATATTTGAATTAAAAGAATCTCTATCAATTGAAGAGTATATTGCATTGCTTGAAGAAGAAATGTATAAGGCAGCATCAGAGTTAAGGTATGAGGATGCGGCAAGATTAAGAGATGAATTATTTAATATCAGAGAAAAATTAAAGAATAAATCTTTTTAAACGATAATATAAGTGAAAAATAATAAAAAATTGTATAATAAGGTGAGAGTATGGAAAAGATTTCAGATGTTATTTTTGAAGCCAGTGATACATTGAAGGAAAAGGCGTTATTCCCATTATTTTCGATTTCTGTTATTGATATAATTGGAACAATTGAAAAAAAAGAATTTTTTTATAAAATGGCTAGAACTTTGTTTAATATTATTCCATCAGTAAATGCTGTAGAGATTTTTGATAGTGATAAATTAATAGCATCGTTTGGGACAATTAGCGGCAAAAATAAAGATTACAAACTTGATAATATAATTTTTAGATTGTATTATAATAAAATCAGTCAGTTTGAAGAAAGTCTTTTAAAATACATTTTGACGATTGCAGAAATTCACTACAGAAATGTTAAAAAATTTGAAGAAGTAAAGGAAAATTCGTTATATGATGAATTAACAGGTGCTTTAACAAGGAAAGCTGGAATAGAAATTTTACAAAAAAAATTTTATGAAATTAAAAGAACCAACAAAAAAGCAAGTATTGTGTTTATAGATATTGATGGTTTAAAAGAGACGAATGATAAACTTGGACATTTTGCAGGTGATAAATTGCTAAGAGAGTTTGTTTTAGTTATTAAAGAGTTGATAAGAAAAGGTGATTTTATAATTAGATGGGGTGGTGACGAGTTTGTCTTGTTTTTAAATACTATGGATGCAAAGTGTGTAATAAATAGGTTGGAAAGTTTGATCAAGACGAAGTTTTCATGGGGAATTTCTATAATTCCAGAAGGTTTTAATGACATTTTAGAAGCGATTGAATATGCAGATAAACTTATGTATAAACAAAAATTTTTAAAAAAGATGAAAAATAATTAAAAAAAGTGCCTCTTTTAAAAAGAGGCACTTTTCATAATAAAAGTATAGATTTTTTCAAGTTTTTCATAAAGTTCTTTGATTGTTCCGTCATTATTTATAATAATTCCCTCATCAAGTATGTCCATTTGGTTTTTTAATATGTTTTCTATATCTTTTTGAGAAAGTCCTCTTTCAGAAACCCTTTTTAAAATTGTATCTAAACTACATTTTACTGTAATTGTAAAATCACATTTTATTTTTAATCTTCTTTTTATAGCTGCTTCAATTGCATAATAATTTTCTTTGGCAGTCATTTGTTCAAGTATTTCTAACATTTTTGGATGTAAAATTTTTTCTAATTTTTTGAGCATTTTTTGATCTTGAAATACAATATCTCTAATTTTGTTTCTCTCTAATGTATTAAAAACTTCTAAGATTTTGTCTTTTTCGTATTCAAAGGCAATTTTTCCTAACTCGTCCATATTTATATATTCAAAACCTTTTTCTTTAAAAAATTTTGATACAGTGGATTTTCCTGTTCCAATTTTGCCAGTTACACATAATATTAATTTCAAATTAGCTTCACTCCTAAATCTTTAATTGCATTATTTTCTAACTCTTCTTTGGTAATAATTCTAAGAGTTTTTTCGGGTAACATGTTTTTAGGAGTTTTTTTAATTTTTTCTTCAAGATTTTCATCATTTTCAATTACGATAGTAACAAAGTCATCTGATTCATAAATATTTATTGGAGAAAAAATATTTGATAAAATTTCAATATAATTCATTACAATTCAATCCTTTTTTCCTCAATGTTTATTTTATGGTCATCATAACCTGGTCTTCCCATAAGAGCATATGTTATTTTTTTACCAAGTTCAACGCCAGGTTGATCATAAGGATTTATATTAAACAATTCACCAGCAATTGCAGTTGCAAGTTCATAATGCATAAAAAATTCACCAACATGTACCTCATCAATAACAGGGAATGTTATTTTTAATGATGGCTTACCATGTTCTAAAATTGCACTTTCAGTTCCAAGTTGTTCGTTATTTAACAATTCAGAGAGGTATTTTCCCTGTAAGTAAGAAAGAGCTTCTTCCTCATGAACATTTGGTATTTTAATATCTCTATTAAATTTTTCAGTTTTTAAGAAAGTAATAATTTTATCATCTGGACCTTCGTTATACAATTGGACCTGTGAATGCTGATCAACAGCTCCGAGTGCTTTAACAGGTGTTTGTCCTACATTAACTATATTTCCATCTTTATCAAGCTTTTTCCCAAGGCTTTCTGCCCATAGCTGCCTATACCAATCAGCAAGGTGATAGAGCCTATTTGAATAAGCCATCATAACGGAGATATTTCTTCCTTTATTGTAATATAAATAGTGTGTGATTGCTATTAAAGCTGCAGGATTTTCAAATAGTGGTTTTAAGAACCTTGAATAGGCAATTTTTGCTCCATCATATAAGGCTTCTATGTTTATACCTGCTGCATATGCTGATAAAAGACCAACTGGTGTTAAAACACTGAAACGGCCGCCAACATTTTGTGGTATTTCTAAAGTTTTTATGTTTTCTTCATTAGCAATTTTTCTTAAAACTCCTTTTTCTGGATCGGTAGTAAAGATAAGATGTTTTTTTGGATCGAGACCATATGTTTCAATAATTCCACGAGCAATTAGATAATTTGACATTGCTTCAGCAGTACTTCCAGATTTTGAAATAACATTAAACAATGTCTTTCTTATATCTATTGTATCTAAAATGGAAGCAACAAAATCCGGATCAACATTATCTATCACGAAAATTCTTAACTTTCTGTTTCTTTCTTCTTTAGAAAGAAAGTTCCAGTTAAGAGGTTTCAATGTATTTTGAAGAGCAATATTCCCTAAAGCTGAACCTCCAATACCAAGAACTACTAAATTATCAAACTGAAAAATAGTATCTTTTAAATCTAAAACAGAATCTATCCATTTTCTTGAAAAAATAGTTTCAACAAAACCAGGGCGGTTAGTATCTATTTCCTTTATGATTTGATTTATTTTATTTTCGTATGATTTTACTTCATCAAGTGTAATATTATTGGGAACTTTATTGCTAAATAAATTTGTAAAATCAAATTTTAGCATTTTACACACCCCTTTATCTTTAACAATTTTATTTAAAGGATTATTAATGATATAATATTTTCATCTTTTAATATATCTCTAGGGTTAAGATAACTAAGTTCAATTAAAAATGACATTGCAACTACTTCTCCACCAGCTTTTTCAACAAGTTTTTTTAATGCTTTTGCTGTACCACCTGTTGCAAGAACATCATCGAAAATTATAACTTTTTGTCCTTTATTTATGCTATCAACATGCATTTGAAGTTCTGCTTCTCCATATTCAAGGGTATATTTTTCAGATATTACTTCATATGGTAATTTTCCAGGTTTTCTTACAGGAATAAATCCTTTATTTAATTTGTAAGATAATGCACCACCAAAAATAAATCCACGAGCTTCTGGGGCAACTATTAAGTCAAAATCAATTTCGGATAATTTTTCAGCGAGCATATCAATAGCATGTTTAAAAGCCTCTTTATCCTTGAGCAATGGTGTAATATCTCTAAATATAATTCCTTTTTCTGGAAAATCAGGAATATCTCTGATAAAAGTTCTTAAATCCACAACAGGCACCTCCAAATTTTTTATTTTACACCCAATCCAACTGGTATACCACGTTGAATAGTACCATCTTGA
This DNA window, taken from Thermosipho africanus Ob7, encodes the following:
- a CDS encoding Rqc2 family fibronectin-binding protein, which produces MPYDGFVMRQFLEYSKPYLLNAHIRNFYIFNKIIYFSFQSFDLKISLNPSYSYITFEKRNLPLNTKSHYFVEYLRSKVRGGVIKNIEQIGLERTYKFEVYKVDDVGNKHNYEIYIDIMGKHSNIIFVENGIILDAYKRIKNRFRNIFPGEQFKIFSSNKINPLDVNQIKKLKTINESKKALEFIYKNIQGFSKVAARELLYRAGIDEDEVIKWDDKLEKILKEIIQEFSEKNMYVYFENNKPFEISAFSLNHLAEKFRKFSKPDEAINLFFSWNEKKSLIYEKKKALEDVLVKYISKLENTLDKINIEIEKNKNYDLYKKYGELLKAYFYQIDEKMNKIVLYDWENDENIEVPLDSNKGPLENANYYFKKYNKMKNKLKGLLERKKVLEDELDYLYQIWYTIEDAESEEEIEEIKFEMQNMGLIKDKKGRSKKVIKSEPRKVEHSGFVIYIGKNNKQNDELVRKANDEDLWFHVHEMPGSHVVLKNNGKDIDEEVIKFAAELAAGYSKGKNSGKVPVDYTKVKYVRKTKGLKPGLVLYSNYKTIYVRPRRIDNV
- the uvrB gene encoding excinuclease ABC subunit UvrB, translated to MFKVYSDFLPSGDQPEAIKKLVEGLQKGYRIQTLLGVTGSGKTFTMAKVIEKVGKPTLIISPNKTLAAQLYSEFKSFFPENKVEFFVSYYDYYQPEAYIPTRDLYIEKNADINEVIEKMRISAIKSIMTRKDVIVVASVSAIYNCGDPKDFSDLNFVLSVGQEIDLEGFLTHLARIGYERKEEVAFGGTFRVKGDVIEIYPRYQDEGIRIELFGDEIDSIYTFDPLNRKILEKLDRVVIYPTKEFITTEEKIKRAVKSILKELEEQLEYFKKQGKHLEAERLKQRTMNDIELLTALGYCSGIENYSRHFDGRNPGDPPYSLLDYFGDDYLVFIDESHITIPQLRAMYRGDFSRKKNLVDYGFRLPCAYDNRPLKFEEFWNKVKNVIFVSATPGDFEINNSQQVVEQIIRPTGLVDPEVEVRPTQNQIDDLVNEIAKIRKRNERALVTVLTKKTAEKLAEYLIEMGIKALYIHSELDTIERVEVLKKLRRGDVEVVVGVNLLREGLDLPEVSLVAILDSDTEGFLRSETTLIQIIGRVARNINGKVIMYADKITPAMKKAIDETNRRRKIQIEYNKKHGITPKTIIKPLDEEIFKQFMTDEDEEKEEIKTIFELKESLSIEEYIALLEEEMYKAASELRYEDAARLRDELFNIREKLKNKSF
- a CDS encoding GGDEF domain-containing protein produces the protein MEKISDVIFEASDTLKEKALFPLFSISVIDIIGTIEKKEFFYKMARTLFNIIPSVNAVEIFDSDKLIASFGTISGKNKDYKLDNIIFRLYYNKISQFEESLLKYILTIAEIHYRNVKKFEEVKENSLYDELTGALTRKAGIEILQKKFYEIKRTNKKASIVFIDIDGLKETNDKLGHFAGDKLLREFVLVIKELIRKGDFIIRWGGDEFVLFLNTMDAKCVINRLESLIKTKFSWGISIIPEGFNDILEAIEYADKLMYKQKFLKKMKNN
- the coaE gene encoding dephospho-CoA kinase (Dephospho-CoA kinase (CoaE) performs the final step in coenzyme A biosynthesis.) codes for the protein MKLILCVTGKIGTGKSTVSKFFKEKGFEYINMDELGKIAFEYEKDKILEVFNTLERNKIRDIVFQDQKMLKKLEKILHPKMLEILEQMTAKENYYAIEAAIKRRLKIKCDFTITVKCSLDTILKRVSERGLSQKDIENILKNQMDILDEGIIINNDGTIKELYEKLEKIYTFIMKSASF
- a CDS encoding glucose-6-phosphate isomerase; translated protein: MLKFDFTNLFSNKVPNNITLDEVKSYENKINQIIKEIDTNRPGFVETIFSRKWIDSVLDLKDTIFQFDNLVVLGIGGSALGNIALQNTLKPLNWNFLSKEERNRKLRIFVIDNVDPDFVASILDTIDIRKTLFNVISKSGSTAEAMSNYLIARGIIETYGLDPKKHLIFTTDPEKGVLRKIANEENIKTLEIPQNVGGRFSVLTPVGLLSAYAAGINIEALYDGAKIAYSRFLKPLFENPAALIAITHYLYYNKGRNISVMMAYSNRLYHLADWYRQLWAESLGKKLDKDGNIVNVGQTPVKALGAVDQHSQVQLYNEGPDDKIITFLKTEKFNRDIKIPNVHEEEALSYLQGKYLSELLNNEQLGTESAILEHGKPSLKITFPVIDEVHVGEFFMHYELATAIAGELFNINPYDQPGVELGKKITYALMGRPGYDDHKINIEEKRIEL
- a CDS encoding adenine phosphoribosyltransferase — translated: MDLRTFIRDIPDFPEKGIIFRDITPLLKDKEAFKHAIDMLAEKLSEIDFDLIVAPEARGFIFGGALSYKLNKGFIPVRKPGKLPYEVISEKYTLEYGEAELQMHVDSINKGQKVIIFDDVLATGGTAKALKKLVEKAGGEVVAMSFLIELSYLNPRDILKDENIISLIIL